TAAAGTTGCCTAACTCATACAATTtgcagtataaaaaaattccatttttttggttgaaaaatattgaaattgacgGGAGTTTTTTGCCACACTTGATTGATTCAAGGTTTCTGATTACGAATATGacattaattttgattaaaactgcaattttatcgttgaaatgtttattttttttgaaaaatccttctattttaaaatgaaggaaatccaaaaaaactattaaaattGAGACCAGTGTCATCAAATAAgtcaaaaatgattcttttctcggttttttgttttgaaaaatggcgtATTTTGACCAACTTGAGGTTGCTGACTTCACGAAATATGATATTTCTACCATGaacattttttactaaaaaattgtccatttgAAGCTAAAAGAAGCCAGAATGAAAAGAATCTGTGTCATTATCATTAATACATAATAACGACTGAATGAATGTTCATAATCATCTTCCACGAAGATCAGTCCATCAGATCGATAACCCTGTAAAAGATCTCACCTCGTTAAAAAAATCTAcacatttttaaatataaatttactCTCATTTTGAATGTGAATATAAACAtgcgtaagaaaaaaaaaactaaaattaatacACAGAAACATCTTAAAGCTTCCAATATACTGCccattatttattcaaaatcaaaggCAATCTCCAACATCACTTTTTGCTGTAGTGCCAAAGGGATGTgtgtaaaaaatattcacgaaTAGAACAcgaatatgtattttaaaaactaatatATCTTACAAGAATATGCTTTTCGAACGATGAAAAGGGAAAAGGGGGAAAAGTAATCGATAAGCTGAAAATCAACGAATTGGTCGCGAGCTTTCGATTAATATTATTCGTATCGGAGACTAGAACTATATGAATTCCTCTTGTACTCGTACCATATGCATAAACTCGctgcttacaaaaaaaatccttaatATCAACCTAGATGACTAGTTAATTTTACAAACTATAAACTTGCAATATAGCAGCCATTATCTATACGGTACATAATTTCTCCGCAAACAAAGCAACAGAATTTCGATCGATGTTGCTCGATGAAGGCGATAATTCGAAATACATAAATACTTAAAAGCGATCACATGTTTTTCGTACCCATAGGCCGTTCGTATTctagaataaataattttactaaattttaataCGTACAACTTTGCTTTCATTATTCCTTTTCTGcttaaaaactaaaatcatATTCAAACttagaaaaaaaacgtagtaCATAGTAATAACATTCGTAGTAACAAAGTATAATAACTTTTAAGTTAACAAACCATttatacaaaatataaaatacttaTCTATTAAGCGAAAGTAACCGATAAAAACTTAAATAGTAGGTCCGGTGAATAGAAATGTATTTATAAataaaggaggaaaaaaagtaaaaaaaaaaagaaatatttataCCTATCGAGgtttttttagttactttttttcgaatatCATCGTTATGAAAATAACCTGATTGTTCAGTCTCTACGAGGCCTTCGTTTACGAGGCGATGAAGGTACACCGGCCGCTGCTTGACTATCTTGAGGTAAATCTTCGCGATCGGATTTCGATTGTTGTTTTTTAGCGTTCTTTTTCTTATTCGATTTTGCTGGTGGGATTGGTGGTTGTTCTTCTTCTTCGGACGATGGTTTCGATTGTTTCTCCTCCTGAAATTAATCAATACGATGAAAAAGGTTCTCAATTGAAATAAGGGAACAAGGGGAGCATCAAAATGAAcgccgagaaaaaaaatcaaattttcgaaaatttacgaaGTAAACAGGGATTTACTTAAAATAACACGATTAAAGCAGTACGTACTGGATCGCTATCTTCAATTTGGTCATTAACATCGTCACCTTCggcgttttcaatttcatcatttaaatCATCTTCATTAAGAGCTTGACCTGGTTCGCCTCTGCCACCGAATTCGTCATCCGGTAGATATTCGTCTGTTTTCTTATGCAATATTTCTCTTTCGAAATCATCTTTATTCTAAATGCGAAAATTAACCAGGTAATTGATAGGTTCGTGCGAAAAGTGCTTCGTGAAGGAATATTTACACTTTGACCAATACTCACTTTTCTTAAACGTAAACAACAGGTACCAACAATACCAACAATTACAGCTAATACCAAAACGTATACAGCCCACAGCCACGGATAGTTGTTCGTATACTCTaagaacattttgtaaaaactaACCTACAAAATACAAGAGGAAGGAATTAGCTACGATATGAAAAACTACAGGATTATGTACATTTTGACGAGAGCTGAGGTCAGAGGGACGTCTACGGTGCTTTGGTAATTTTCGAtgggtaaattgaaatttaaaaaccttTCGAATAACGTCTCGCATGTATAATATATAAAGTGTAACTGGTACGAGACAATATATCGCGTATGCAGCCCACCATCCGggtttaaaattcatttgtttgAGTAGACGTCCTTTAAAAGTGACCTGATCAATATCTCGGTTAGAATGACAAGTCTGCTCGGATGTATGAAACAGTCAAGAGCCAGAGGCTAGAGGAATACTTACACTTTCGGCAGCTATGCTCTTTTTCTTCAGTCCCCAAGTTTTCTCAGTCCATTCATCAGATACCGCATCGTTATCGGCGACCAAAATATCATCGAAATACATATTGTTGACCAGAGTCCACAATTCGAAACCAATATATCCCTAAAATAACGAATAAATTAATCCAAACGATCGAATAACCGTATAAAATCTCCTAATTCGTACTCACAATAggggaatttttcaaaggcGCATCATCGTAGTAGAAATCTGGATTAGGGATCTTCTTTGGTATCCATTTACCTTTGTAATCTGGGTTATCGATCATAGGAGGCTTCCATTTACCTTTGTATTTGGGGTTTTCGATCATCGGCGGACTCCAAGGGCCACAACCAGGAGCAAGTTTACAAACTGGATTTTCAACCATAGGTGGTTCCCAATCACCATCCATTTCATCATCCCTACAAAACAGATGACATTAGGGACGAATTCGACAACAGGTTTGTTCGTTCTTGAGATATTTACCAGTCTGCTGGTTTGACTGCTTCGATATCGGGAATAGTTAAAGGTTCATCGTCGAGCCAACCGTCTGGTTTGGACGCATTTGGATCAGGAACTTCGTTCGGTTCGTCTTCGTCCCAGTCTTCGGGTTTGACTGCATCTGGATCGGGGATTTTTGGACGGTCGTCCCAGTCTTGCGGTTTAGCGTCGTGTACGTCGATGATCTCCTTAGGAGGGTTGATTGGTGGACTGAACGTATCATCGTCCAATAAATTACCTTGGTATTGTACCTGAAAATCGACACGAAATTAATACGTGGAAAATCTTCACCACCAATAAGACTAGATATTTACCTCGTTGTTGATATAGAAAGCGAAATCATTATTAGGTTCGATgactaatttcaataaatgaGGTTCTTGATCCTTATACAGATTATCGTCCACTTTCAACTTCGTACAGTGTTTCTCGATGATGGTACCATTGATAGGATTTTTATGACGAATAATAAAATGCatctgtaggaaaaaaaaattatcatctcgGTGTAAGTTTCTCATCTCGACGTGAAACTCGAACCGTCGTCGTTGTCACTGATAAGATTATTCTTTACCTTGGCTACACCGCCACATTTATCTGGCCCGAACATAATGGTATAAGGTGTTTTATCATTAAACTGAGATAAATCTCTGAGAGCTCCATcagtcaataatttcaaataagcTCCGCCGCAATCGACTGTTTTCTGGAATGTGACTACGTATTGTACGACGAATTTCTTTTTACCATCGAACACAAACGGTTTATTGAACTTGGCAGCAATCGCAGCGTGCCTACTTTCGGTTGTGAGTACCAAACCAGTATCTCCTTTCAAAGGAAACCTTTCCAATTGTAATAGGTCCCATTTAcctgtgaaaaattattcaattaaatgaaaatctaaCTAGCAGGACGTAAATGTCAGATTATTAACAACATTACCATCGTATTGAGCTAAATCTTCGCTAACGTCTGGTTTTTTAGCTTTGGAAAGCACCCACtttcttttaaattcatttaaattatCGAAATGTTCAGCGAAATGAATACTACTCGATTTAAGTACTGGACTAGTGTACGGTATTCCTTCGATTTCGACATCCTCCTGAAATAATTCACATTAGCAAATCTctactgtattttttttacatgggaTGTATCTACTTTGTTAACATACCTGTCTGAATTTCTTAGGTTGATTTTCGCCTTCTGCATGACAGCAAACAATTATCGATAATAAACACCACAGAACAGTCAACTTGGACATTTTTACTgtaaaaataacccaaaaataTATCAATACAGAATACAAAGATTACTCATATTTCATCGCTAAGAATCCGTAAAAGTGTAAGTTCAATCGTGCCACATTTTCACACGTAGGAAATGTGTCTGTATTCAGTAGTAAGGGTATTGACCACATTCAAATAAATCCTGTCAATTTGACGCATTTTTCACGTTGGAAGTAACCGGCGGTGATTAAAATACACTAG
This region of Planococcus citri chromosome 5, ihPlaCitr1.1, whole genome shotgun sequence genomic DNA includes:
- the Cnx99A gene encoding calnexin isoform X1 codes for the protein MKRIKMSKLTVLWCLLSIIVCCHAEGENQPKKFRQEDVEIEGIPYTSPVLKSSSIHFAEHFDNLNEFKRKWVLSKAKKPDVSEDLAQYDGKWDLLQLERFPLKGDTGLVLTTESRHAAIAAKFNKPFVFDGKKKFVVQYVVTFQKTVDCGGAYLKLLTDGALRDLSQFNDKTPYTIMFGPDKCGGVAKMHFIIRHKNPINGTIIEKHCTKLKVDDNLYKDQEPHLLKLVIEPNNDFAFYINNEVQYQGNLLDDDTFSPPINPPKEIIDVHDAKPQDWDDRPKIPDPDAVKPEDWDEDEPNEVPDPNASKPDGWLDDEPLTIPDIEAVKPADWDDEMDGDWEPPMVENPVCKLAPGCGPWSPPMIENPKYKGKWKPPMIDNPDYKGKWIPKKIPNPDFYYDDAPLKNSPIGYIGFELWTLVNNMYFDDILVADNDAVSDEWTEKTWGLKKKSIAAESVTFKGRLLKQMNFKPGWWAAYAIYCLVPVTLYILYMRDVIRKNKDDFEREILHKKTDEYLPDDEFGGRGEPGQALNEDDLNDEIENAEGDDVNDQIEDSDPEEKQSKPSSEEEEQPPIPPAKSNKKKNAKKQQSKSDREDLPQDSQAAAGVPSSPRKRRPRRD
- the Cnx99A gene encoding calnexin isoform X2 is translated as MKRIKMSKLTVLWCLLSIIVCCHAEGENQPKKFRQEDVEIEGIPYTSPVLKSSSIHFAEHFDNLNEFKRKWVLSKAKKPDVSEDLAQYDGKWDLLQLERFPLKGDTGLVLTTESRHAAIAAKFNKPFVFDGKKKFVVQYVVTFQKTVDCGGAYLKLLTDGALRDLSQFNDKTPYTIMFGPDKCGGVAKMHFIIRHKNPINGTIIEKHCTKLKVDDNLYKDQEPHLLKLVIEPNNDFAFYINNEVQYQGNLLDDDTFSPPINPPKEIIDVHDAKPQDWDDRPKIPDPDAVKPEDWDEDEPNEVPDPNASKPDGWLDDEPLTIPDIEAVKPADWDDEMDGDWEPPMVENPVCKLAPGCGPWSPPMIENPKYKGKWKPPMIDNPDYKGKWIPKKIPNPDFYYDDAPLKNSPIGYIGFELWTLVNNMYFDDILVADNDAVSDEWTEKTWGLKKKSIAAESVSFYKMFLEYTNNYPWLWAVYVLVLAVIVGIVGTCCLRLRKNKDDFEREILHKKTDEYLPDDEFGGRGEPGQALNEDDLNDEIENAEGDDVNDQIEDSDPEEKQSKPSSEEEEQPPIPPAKSNKKKNAKKQQSKSDREDLPQDSQAAAGVPSSPRKRRPRRD